A genomic window from Cryobacterium sp. SO2 includes:
- a CDS encoding exonuclease domain-containing protein: MQTSTAKIAITDIASLCVFDLETTGVNTDEDRIVTCFIGRVMRDGQVNGSYSWLVNPGIPIPEGASAIHGITDEVAQRDGVDPATAIAEMLTVLRRSIAGGRPIVAYNASFDLSMLNAEARRYGLEPITDFGPVLDPYVIDKAIDKYRKGKRTLVATAEYYGVLLEGAHDAEADAVATGRVCWALLAKTEESDLHSLHNRQIDWALEQAASFQSYLRKSKGDDLIVIDGAWPIRVGSDRAVAPVPAL; the protein is encoded by the coding sequence GTGCAGACATCAACCGCGAAGATCGCCATCACCGACATCGCCTCGCTCTGTGTCTTCGACCTGGAGACAACCGGCGTCAACACCGACGAGGACCGCATCGTCACCTGCTTCATCGGCCGCGTCATGCGCGACGGCCAGGTGAACGGCTCGTACAGCTGGCTCGTCAACCCGGGAATCCCCATCCCGGAGGGCGCCTCCGCCATCCACGGCATCACCGACGAGGTCGCCCAGCGCGACGGGGTCGACCCGGCCACCGCGATCGCCGAGATGCTCACCGTGCTGCGCCGCAGCATCGCGGGCGGCCGCCCGATCGTGGCCTACAACGCCAGCTTCGACCTGTCCATGCTCAACGCCGAGGCCCGCCGCTACGGCCTGGAGCCGATCACCGACTTCGGTCCGGTGCTCGACCCCTACGTGATCGACAAGGCCATCGACAAGTACCGCAAGGGCAAGCGCACCCTGGTGGCCACCGCCGAATACTACGGCGTGCTGCTCGAGGGCGCCCACGACGCCGAGGCGGATGCCGTCGCCACGGGCCGGGTCTGCTGGGCCTTGCTGGCCAAGACCGAGGAGTCCGACCTGCACTCCCTGCACAACCGGCAGATCGACTGGGCGTTGGAACAAGCCGCGAGCTTCCAGTCCTACCTGCGCAAGTCCAAGGGCGACGACCTCATCGTGATCGACGGAGCCTGGCCTATCCGGGTCGGCAGCGACCGCGCCGTCGCCCCCGTTCCCGCCCTGTAG
- a CDS encoding mechanosensitive ion channel domain-containing protein: MTWDTFFTTVNKVLEWDIVQIAIIVIFAFAARWVLLFVIHRVVNQIVSGVKKTQNVEDTQALNVSPLSAVRTVQRTRTLGSVLTNIVNVVVVVVAVLLSVNAIDTSILTSFALLTAALGAGLGFGAQNIVKDVLNGLFMVMEDQLGVGDVVDLGPATGVVEAVGIRITQVRDVNGTLWFVRNGEILRVGNMSQGWARVIIDLAVPYKTDVDAVQAEMLRVAVEMATNTKWRSRVLEKPEIWGLESISEDAIVIRIVIKTRTTAKDDVARELRLRLKKALDAMGVQLPSLTSIVLTGFEGAASVQGARPPRTTPLPVIAPPAKKAPRKTRAQKAAEAAAAAAAPAAPAAPHPATPRAAKAPTAPAGSASPAAPQAAEAAVRPTTRIPSIARNQAPRSPRTVHLPVQEAAPEPAPSDTAAETAAGTAAESAAPPVKPATKQPAKPRTRPIEKPAGASADAEAAPKTDPRPDQATPRDGDTND; this comes from the coding sequence ATGACATGGGACACATTCTTCACAACAGTCAACAAAGTTCTCGAGTGGGACATCGTCCAGATCGCCATCATCGTCATCTTCGCGTTCGCCGCGCGCTGGGTGCTGTTGTTTGTGATCCACCGGGTGGTCAACCAAATCGTCTCCGGGGTTAAGAAGACCCAAAACGTCGAAGACACCCAGGCGCTGAACGTCTCACCGCTCTCTGCTGTGCGCACCGTGCAACGCACCCGCACGCTCGGCTCGGTACTCACCAACATTGTGAACGTGGTCGTCGTTGTCGTGGCCGTGCTGCTGAGCGTGAATGCTATCGACACGAGTATCCTCACCTCGTTCGCCCTCCTCACCGCCGCCCTCGGCGCCGGCCTCGGTTTCGGCGCCCAGAACATCGTCAAGGACGTGCTCAACGGGCTGTTCATGGTGATGGAGGACCAGCTCGGCGTCGGCGACGTCGTGGACCTGGGACCGGCGACGGGTGTGGTCGAAGCCGTCGGCATCCGCATCACCCAGGTACGCGACGTGAACGGCACCCTCTGGTTCGTGCGCAACGGGGAGATCCTGCGGGTGGGCAACATGTCGCAGGGCTGGGCCCGCGTGATCATCGACCTCGCCGTGCCGTACAAGACCGATGTCGACGCCGTTCAGGCCGAGATGCTGCGCGTGGCCGTGGAGATGGCCACCAATACCAAGTGGCGCTCCCGGGTGCTGGAGAAGCCCGAGATCTGGGGCCTGGAGTCGATCTCCGAGGATGCCATTGTCATCCGCATCGTGATCAAGACCCGCACCACGGCCAAGGACGACGTGGCCCGCGAACTGCGCCTGCGGCTCAAGAAGGCGCTGGATGCCATGGGCGTGCAGCTGCCATCTTTGACCAGCATCGTGCTCACCGGCTTCGAGGGCGCCGCGAGCGTGCAGGGCGCCCGACCGCCACGCACCACCCCGCTTCCGGTGATCGCGCCGCCGGCGAAGAAGGCTCCGCGCAAGACCCGGGCCCAGAAGGCCGCAGAAGCTGCCGCAGCGGCCGCAGCCCCGGCCGCGCCGGCCGCGCCGCACCCGGCAACACCCCGGGCCGCCAAGGCCCCGACCGCGCCGGCCGGCTCGGCCAGCCCGGCGGCACCACAGGCCGCGGAGGCCGCCGTGCGTCCCACCACCCGCATCCCGTCGATCGCCCGCAACCAGGCGCCGCGCTCACCCCGCACCGTGCACCTGCCGGTTCAGGAAGCTGCGCCCGAGCCTGCGCCGTCGGACACGGCAGCCGAGACTGCAGCCGGAACGGCGGCGGAGTCGGCAGCCCCGCCCGTGAAGCCCGCCACGAAGCAGCCCGCCAAGCCCCGCACCC
- a CDS encoding SDR family oxidoreductase → MTTEQHPQSTPADAVSPDTVSADAASAAAAPASASAAPAIDPHDLEVALRVLASLATIDPDDPDFVTVRQATAKMFKSVKTVRRHEKRQLIADADREVIAATATGAPTRIDDETIGAQLRLGTDRASAGELLVPRACYICKQKYTLVDAFYHQLCPSCAAMSHSKRDARTDLTGRRALLTGGRAKIGMYIALRLLRDGAHTTITTRFPRDAVRRFSAMPDSKDWLHRLRVVGIDLRDPAQVIGLADSVAAQGPLDILINNAAQTVRRSPGSYSPLVEAESSPLPEGELPEIVSFGHTNDAHPTALAASVASHPILAAAATGAALTADDLTALALAPGSSSLARLAAGTAIDAGGLVPDLHEENSWTANVEDVDPLEMLEVQLCNTTAPFLLVSRLRASMAASDARRTYIVNVSAMEGVFGRGYKGPGHPHTNMAKAALNMLTRTSAKEMLSDGILMTSVDTGWITDERPHPTKIRLAEEGFHAPLDLVDGAARVYDPIVRGEQGEDIHGVFLKDYNPSTW, encoded by the coding sequence ATGACCACCGAGCAACACCCGCAGAGCACGCCCGCCGATGCCGTCTCCCCTGATACCGTCTCAGCCGACGCCGCATCCGCAGCCGCCGCACCCGCTTCCGCTTCCGCCGCACCCGCGATCGACCCGCACGACCTCGAGGTTGCGCTGCGCGTTCTCGCGTCGCTGGCCACCATCGATCCCGACGACCCCGACTTCGTCACCGTGCGCCAGGCCACCGCCAAGATGTTCAAGTCGGTCAAGACCGTGCGCAGGCACGAGAAGCGCCAGCTGATCGCGGATGCCGACCGCGAGGTCATCGCGGCCACCGCCACGGGCGCCCCCACCCGCATCGACGACGAGACCATCGGCGCCCAGCTGCGGCTCGGCACCGACCGGGCCTCCGCCGGCGAGCTGCTCGTGCCGCGCGCCTGTTACATCTGCAAGCAGAAGTACACCCTGGTGGATGCGTTCTACCACCAGCTCTGCCCGAGCTGCGCGGCAATGAGCCACAGCAAGCGGGATGCCCGCACCGACCTCACCGGCCGACGCGCGCTGCTCACCGGCGGCCGCGCCAAGATCGGCATGTACATCGCCCTGCGGCTGCTCCGCGACGGCGCGCACACCACCATCACCACCCGGTTCCCCCGCGACGCTGTGCGCCGGTTCAGCGCCATGCCGGACTCCAAGGACTGGCTGCACCGCCTCCGGGTGGTGGGCATCGACCTGCGTGACCCGGCGCAGGTGATCGGCCTGGCCGACTCCGTCGCGGCGCAGGGACCGCTGGACATCCTGATCAACAACGCCGCCCAGACCGTGCGTCGCTCCCCCGGCTCGTACTCTCCGCTGGTGGAGGCCGAGTCGTCGCCGCTGCCGGAGGGCGAGCTGCCCGAGATCGTCTCGTTCGGGCACACCAACGACGCGCACCCCACCGCGCTGGCCGCCTCCGTGGCGAGCCACCCGATCCTCGCCGCCGCGGCCACCGGCGCGGCCCTCACGGCCGACGACCTCACCGCGCTGGCCCTGGCGCCCGGGTCCTCGTCGCTGGCCCGCCTGGCCGCCGGCACCGCGATCGACGCGGGCGGCCTGGTGCCCGACCTGCACGAGGAGAACAGCTGGACCGCCAACGTCGAAGATGTGGACCCGCTGGAGATGCTCGAGGTGCAGCTGTGCAACACCACGGCCCCGTTCCTGCTGGTGAGCCGGCTGCGCGCCTCAATGGCCGCATCCGACGCCCGGCGCACCTACATCGTGAACGTCTCGGCGATGGAAGGCGTGTTCGGCCGCGGTTACAAGGGCCCAGGCCACCCGCACACCAATATGGCCAAGGCCGCGCTGAACATGCTCACCCGCACCAGCGCCAAGGAAATGCTCTCGGACGGCATCCTGATGACCAGCGTCGACACCGGCTGGATCACCGACGAGCGCCCGCACCCGACCAAGATCCGCCTCGCCGAGGAGGGCTTCCATGCCCCGCTCGACCTGGTCGACGGTGCCGCGCGCGTCTACGACCCCATCGTGCGCGGCGAGCAGGGCGAAGACATCCACGGCGTCTTCCTCAAGGACTACAACCCCAGCACCTGGTAA
- the pepN gene encoding aminopeptidase N: protein MPGENLTRIEAQERAALVTVTSYDVTLDLTTGPTTFASTTTVAFGAVAGSSTFIDAITETVHSVTLNGVELDPAVVSDGIRIQLDGLQASNVLTVVADAAYTNTGEGLHRFVDPVDNEVYLYSQFEVPDSRRVFAVFEQPDLKAVFSFTVTAPGAWEVISNSATPEPTDAGDGNKTWAFAPTHTISSYITALVAGPYAVVRSELTSSDGRVIPLGLFSRKSLFEYLDADYIFEKTRQGFAYYEEKFDFPYPFDKYDQMFVPEFNAGAMENAGAVTFTETYVFRSKVTDAIKERRVVTILHELAHMWFGDLVTMKWWNDLWLNESFAEWASTIATAEATEWTEAWTTFAAMEKSWAYRQDQLPSTHPVVATITDLEDVQVNFDGITYAKGGSVLKQLVAWVGIDAFFTGVASYFKKHAWGNTELRDLLVELEAASGRDLSDWAALWLETAGVNTLRPQIEVDEAGVITAFAVLQTATADYPTIRPHRLAIGFYDLVDGALVRTHRVELDVDGAQTDVPQLVGRTRADLILLNDDDLAYAKVRLDPASHAVALEHLAAIESPLARSLVWGSVWDATRDAETSPRDFVKLVLGNIATETESTTLRTVLGQVSLAAQYYVAPEHRDATVAAVGDTLWTLAQGAEAGSDAQFQFVKFFASVAETPAQLAAIAGLRTGSFALPGLEIDTDLSWELLGALVAGGEAGAAEIDAALAADNTATGAQSAANVRAAIPTIEGKQAAWSSLIDVDTAPNTIVRVTAAGFLRAHDSSLLEPFVSQYFDVLQKVWAERSYSIAEKLIVGLYPSPLSNQALVDATRAWLDANQEPAALRRLVVENLAGVERSLRVQARDKE from the coding sequence TTGCCCGGAGAAAACCTCACCAGGATCGAAGCCCAGGAGCGCGCGGCGCTCGTCACGGTGACCAGTTACGACGTCACCCTTGACCTGACGACCGGTCCCACGACCTTCGCCAGCACCACCACCGTCGCCTTCGGCGCCGTGGCCGGCAGTTCGACCTTCATCGACGCGATCACCGAGACCGTGCACAGCGTCACCCTCAACGGCGTCGAGCTCGACCCGGCCGTCGTCAGCGACGGCATCCGCATCCAGCTCGACGGCCTGCAAGCCTCGAACGTGCTCACCGTCGTCGCCGACGCCGCGTACACGAACACCGGCGAGGGCCTGCACCGCTTCGTCGACCCCGTCGACAACGAGGTCTACCTCTACAGCCAGTTCGAGGTACCCGACTCCCGCCGCGTCTTCGCGGTCTTCGAGCAGCCTGACCTCAAGGCCGTCTTCAGCTTCACGGTCACAGCGCCCGGCGCCTGGGAGGTCATCTCCAACTCGGCCACACCTGAGCCCACCGACGCCGGCGACGGCAACAAGACCTGGGCGTTCGCCCCCACCCACACCATTTCCAGCTACATCACCGCGCTCGTGGCCGGCCCGTACGCCGTGGTGCGCAGCGAGCTCACCTCCAGCGACGGCCGGGTCATCCCGCTGGGCCTGTTCAGCCGCAAGAGCCTGTTCGAGTACCTGGATGCCGACTACATCTTCGAGAAGACCCGGCAGGGCTTCGCGTACTACGAAGAGAAGTTCGACTTCCCCTACCCGTTCGACAAGTACGACCAGATGTTCGTGCCGGAGTTCAACGCCGGCGCGATGGAGAACGCAGGCGCGGTCACCTTCACCGAGACCTACGTCTTCCGCTCCAAGGTGACCGACGCCATCAAGGAACGCCGCGTCGTGACCATCCTGCACGAGCTGGCCCACATGTGGTTCGGCGACCTGGTCACCATGAAGTGGTGGAACGACCTGTGGCTGAACGAGTCGTTCGCCGAGTGGGCCTCTACCATCGCCACCGCAGAGGCCACCGAGTGGACCGAAGCGTGGACCACCTTCGCCGCGATGGAGAAGAGCTGGGCATACCGCCAGGACCAGCTGCCCTCCACCCACCCTGTTGTGGCCACCATCACCGACCTCGAAGACGTGCAGGTGAACTTCGACGGCATCACCTACGCCAAGGGCGGCTCGGTGCTCAAGCAGCTCGTCGCCTGGGTCGGCATCGACGCGTTCTTCACCGGCGTCGCCTCCTACTTCAAGAAGCACGCCTGGGGCAACACCGAGCTGCGCGACCTGCTCGTGGAGCTCGAGGCCGCGTCCGGCCGCGACCTCAGCGACTGGGCCGCCCTGTGGCTCGAGACTGCCGGCGTCAACACGCTGCGCCCGCAGATCGAGGTCGACGAGGCCGGTGTCATCACCGCGTTCGCCGTGCTGCAGACCGCCACGGCGGACTACCCCACCATCCGCCCGCACCGCCTGGCGATCGGGTTCTATGACCTCGTCGACGGCGCTCTGGTGCGCACCCACCGCGTCGAGCTCGACGTCGACGGCGCCCAGACGGATGTGCCGCAGCTCGTCGGCCGCACCCGCGCCGACCTGATCCTGCTCAACGATGACGACCTCGCCTACGCCAAGGTTCGCCTCGACCCCGCCTCGCACGCCGTGGCGCTCGAGCACCTCGCCGCGATCGAGAGCCCGCTCGCCCGTTCACTGGTCTGGGGTTCCGTCTGGGATGCCACCCGCGACGCCGAGACCTCCCCGCGCGACTTCGTCAAGCTGGTTCTGGGAAACATCGCCACCGAGACCGAGTCCACGACGTTGCGCACGGTTCTGGGTCAGGTGTCGCTCGCCGCGCAGTACTACGTGGCGCCGGAGCACCGCGACGCCACCGTCGCCGCCGTCGGTGACACGCTCTGGACCCTGGCCCAGGGCGCGGAGGCCGGCAGCGATGCCCAGTTCCAGTTCGTCAAGTTCTTCGCCTCCGTCGCCGAGACGCCGGCCCAGCTGGCTGCCATCGCGGGCCTCCGCACCGGCTCGTTCGCACTGCCGGGCCTGGAGATCGACACCGACCTGAGCTGGGAGCTGCTCGGCGCACTCGTCGCCGGCGGAGAGGCCGGAGCCGCGGAGATCGATGCGGCGCTGGCCGCCGACAACACCGCCACCGGCGCTCAGTCGGCCGCGAACGTGCGCGCCGCCATCCCCACCATCGAGGGCAAGCAGGCCGCCTGGTCGTCGCTCATCGATGTGGACACCGCACCGAACACCATCGTGCGGGTCACCGCGGCCGGGTTCCTGCGGGCGCACGACTCCAGCCTGCTCGAGCCGTTCGTGAGCCAGTACTTCGACGTTCTGCAGAAGGTCTGGGCCGAGCGGAGCTACTCCATCGCGGAGAAGCTCATCGTGGGCCTCTACCCGTCGCCGCTGTCGAACCAGGCCCTGGTGGACGCCACCCGCGCCTGGCTGGACGCCAACCAGGAGCCCGCCGCCCTGCGTCGCCTCGTGGTGGAAAACCTGGCCGGCGTGGAGCGTTCCCTCCGCGTGCAGGCCCGCGACAAGGAGTAA